Proteins found in one Amycolatopsis aidingensis genomic segment:
- a CDS encoding rhodanese-like domain-containing protein encodes MTAEAAGPDVISRQLARARERIRRYRPEEAALAMERGSLLVDLRPLEYRLRFGEIPGAVTVSRHVLEWRLDVSSEWRLKELAAGDADREIILICNEGYTSSLAAWQVTELLGLREVGDVTGGFAAWRAAGLPVTPRLGPQQESVQRT; translated from the coding sequence ATGACGGCCGAGGCCGCGGGGCCCGACGTGATCTCCCGGCAGCTCGCGCGGGCAAGGGAACGAATCCGGCGCTACCGGCCGGAGGAGGCCGCACTGGCGATGGAACGCGGCTCGCTGCTGGTGGACCTGCGCCCGCTGGAGTACCGGTTGCGGTTCGGGGAGATCCCCGGCGCGGTCACGGTGTCCCGGCACGTGCTGGAGTGGCGGCTGGACGTCAGCAGCGAGTGGCGGCTCAAGGAGCTGGCGGCAGGGGACGCCGACCGGGAGATCATCCTGATCTGTAACGAGGGCTACACCTCCAGCCTGGCTGCCTGGCAGGTGACCGAACTGCTCGGGCTGCGCGAGGTCGGGGATGTGACCGGCGGTTTCGCCGCCTGGCGTGCCGCCGGGCTGCCGGTGACACCGCGGCTGGGACCGCAGCAGGAGTCAGTTCAGCGCACCTGA
- a CDS encoding flavoprotein: MSRLLGLVVSSCGGVESRLCAELAGPAVARGWELAVTLTPTAADWLADSGELDRLRGLTGLEVRSTSRLPGRPRPHPDPEVFLFAPATAGSVAKLALGLADNQALTVLGDAIGEPGVSMVVGYQVRDARFRHPAWQGHLDALDSAGVRTHRLAEDRPWTDVLDLLPVLR; this comes from the coding sequence ATGTCCCGGCTGCTCGGGCTGGTGGTGAGCTCCTGCGGCGGGGTGGAGAGCAGGCTGTGCGCCGAGCTCGCCGGCCCCGCCGTGGCCCGCGGCTGGGAGCTGGCGGTCACGCTGACCCCGACGGCGGCGGACTGGCTCGCCGACTCCGGCGAGCTCGACCGGCTGCGCGGTCTCACCGGGCTGGAGGTACGCAGCACCTCCCGGCTGCCGGGGCGGCCGCGACCGCATCCGGACCCCGAGGTGTTCCTGTTTGCCCCGGCCACCGCGGGCTCGGTGGCGAAGCTGGCGCTGGGGCTGGCGGACAACCAGGCGCTGACCGTGCTCGGCGATGCCATCGGTGAACCGGGGGTGAGCATGGTGGTCGGCTACCAGGTCCGGGACGCCCGGTTCCGGCACCCGGCCTGGCAGGGCCATCTGGACGCGCTGGACTCGGCCGGGGTGCGCACGCACCGGCTGGCGGAGGACCGGCCGTGGACCGATGTGCTCGACCTGCTGCCCGTGCTACGTTGA
- a CDS encoding cysteine dioxygenase, with the protein MTTTLRTSKHWARLCPRPEEIDKDTPGGRRVRPAALRRIVSTMLELPELWSEHVRFDLGERYFARLHWDTDFEVWLICWELGQDTLLHDHGGSVGAFGVATGGLIEDHGDLRGGQLRTRTHPAGSSVAFGPDYLHNLVNISTEPAVTVHAYSRPLRRMNFYCWLPSGPHHLRELPCDSPEPDTGDLERLAARTRAARR; encoded by the coding sequence GTGACAACTACATTGCGGACCTCGAAGCACTGGGCACGGCTGTGCCCACGGCCCGAGGAGATCGACAAGGACACCCCTGGTGGACGACGGGTCCGGCCGGCCGCGCTGCGCCGGATCGTGTCCACCATGCTGGAACTGCCCGAACTGTGGTCCGAGCACGTGCGCTTCGACCTCGGCGAGCGCTACTTCGCCCGGCTGCACTGGGACACCGATTTCGAGGTGTGGCTGATCTGCTGGGAACTCGGACAGGACACCCTGCTGCACGACCACGGCGGCAGCGTCGGGGCGTTCGGGGTCGCGACCGGCGGCCTGATCGAGGACCATGGCGACCTGCGCGGCGGACAGCTGCGCACCCGGACCCATCCGGCGGGCAGCAGCGTCGCCTTCGGCCCCGACTACCTGCACAACCTGGTCAACATCAGCACCGAGCCCGCGGTCACCGTGCATGCCTACTCCCGGCCGCTGCGCAGGATGAACTTCTACTGCTGGCTGCCCTCCGGCCCGCACCATCTGCGGGAACTGCCGTGCGACTCACCGGAGCCGGACACCGGGGACCTGGAAAGGCTCGCCGCGCGCACCAGGGCGGCACGCCGATGA
- a CDS encoding sugar ABC transporter substrate-binding protein: MAKRRIALFALLGVLGLAVACVNPGAKEGAGGDADTGGDGPDRIAFFGFAKANSFATATFAGIEEYAKANGAEAEFFDPNFEAQTQVRQIQDAITSGRFDVFIVQANDGTAVVPAVRSAVQQGITVVVEFTPVGTRYDTAEPQVPGTITLIDVPVDNGRALGELGIQACPEREAEPCRVAYLEGMKTLPLDNARTEAVLETVRAAGAEVVASVEGGYTKQSGRAAMQDVLQANPQVDVVIGSSQAIAGAEAVAGAKDVRFVGNGGSRQAVAAVKEGRWFATYYHPEKTAGAKAAELGLRKARGEQVPDSTTYAEFAPGEGKGTAEVLADVTGEYDE, encoded by the coding sequence ATGGCAAAACGGCGCATCGCGCTGTTCGCACTGCTTGGCGTGCTGGGCCTGGCCGTGGCCTGCGTGAATCCGGGAGCCAAGGAAGGGGCCGGCGGCGATGCGGACACCGGTGGGGACGGGCCGGACCGGATCGCGTTCTTCGGTTTCGCCAAGGCGAATTCCTTCGCGACGGCGACCTTCGCCGGGATCGAGGAGTACGCGAAGGCCAACGGCGCCGAGGCGGAGTTCTTCGATCCGAACTTCGAGGCACAGACCCAGGTGCGGCAGATCCAGGACGCCATCACCTCCGGCCGGTTCGACGTGTTCATCGTGCAGGCCAACGACGGCACCGCGGTGGTGCCCGCCGTTCGCTCCGCGGTGCAGCAAGGCATCACCGTGGTGGTGGAGTTCACCCCGGTTGGCACCCGCTACGACACCGCGGAGCCGCAGGTGCCGGGGACGATCACGTTGATCGACGTCCCGGTTGACAACGGCCGCGCCCTTGGTGAACTGGGAATCCAGGCCTGCCCCGAGCGCGAGGCCGAGCCCTGCCGGGTGGCCTACCTCGAGGGGATGAAGACCCTGCCGCTGGACAACGCCCGTACCGAGGCGGTGCTGGAAACGGTGCGTGCGGCCGGCGCCGAGGTGGTCGCCAGCGTGGAGGGCGGCTACACCAAGCAGAGCGGGCGCGCGGCGATGCAGGACGTGCTGCAGGCCAACCCGCAGGTGGACGTGGTGATCGGGTCCTCACAGGCGATCGCGGGCGCGGAGGCGGTCGCCGGGGCCAAGGACGTGCGGTTCGTCGGCAACGGCGGCTCCCGGCAGGCGGTGGCGGCGGTCAAGGAGGGCCGCTGGTTCGCCACCTACTACCACCCGGAGAAGACCGCCGGTGCCAAGGCGGCCGAGCTCGGCCTGCGCAAGGCCAGGGGGGAGCAGGTGCCGGACTCCACCACCTACGCCGAGTTCGCTCCCGGGGAAGGGAAGGGGACCGCGGAGGTGCTCGCCGACGTGACCGGTGAGTACGACGAGTAG
- a CDS encoding primosomal protein N', whose translation MTSPEPTPLWDLPSPAPKPAPPRKPAAERRRGGGRKGQRQPAETDPVARVVVDVPLAHLDRTFDYQVPRELDEAAVPGCRVRVRFAGQLVDGFLVERGTETEHTGTLAFLERVTSSEPVLPPRLAALCRAVAQRYGGTLIDVLRLAIPPRHAKAEGEPASEQAQAPPRPAGTGWQRYPRGPVLAEALGAGRAAHAVWQALPGEDWPGRLAELAATVAATGRGALLVVPDHRDLARLHAACAGLVGERAVVALSADLGPAERYRRWLAVLRGRVRVVVGTRAAMFAPVLDPGLFVVWDDGDDLHVDPHMPYPHVRDVLMLRAHTEGASLLVAGFARTAEAQLLLESGWAHPVVADRERVRAEMPRVTPFGEDFDLARDQAARAARLPAVAFEAARSALAAQAPVLVQVPRRGYVPGLACGRCRSPARCRRCAGPLMLPAGSTGPTGPAESGGSAPGRPSCRWCGVPDSSFRCATCGSGRLRAVVVGAKRTAEELGRAFPGVPVRTSGASEVLSTVDAEAALVVCTPGAEPVADGGYGAALLLDGWALLGRQDLRAAEETLRRWMTAAALVRRGTRGGRVVVGADAALTPVQALVRWDPGWHAERELAERTELGFPPAVRMAGLEGSPDALASLLAEISLPTSAELLGPVPLGEPDAEGRTERERALVRVPRQDGNALAAAVHAAAALRSARKDPEPVRMQLDPLELI comes from the coding sequence GTGACCAGCCCCGAACCGACCCCGCTGTGGGACCTGCCGAGTCCCGCGCCGAAGCCGGCCCCGCCGCGCAAGCCCGCGGCGGAGCGCAGGCGCGGGGGCGGCCGCAAGGGGCAGCGGCAGCCCGCCGAGACCGATCCGGTGGCCAGGGTGGTCGTGGACGTGCCCCTGGCGCATCTGGACCGCACCTTCGACTACCAGGTACCGCGGGAGCTGGACGAGGCCGCTGTGCCGGGATGCCGGGTGCGGGTCCGGTTCGCCGGGCAGCTCGTGGACGGGTTCCTGGTGGAACGCGGCACCGAGACCGAGCACACCGGCACCCTGGCCTTCCTGGAGCGGGTGACCTCCAGTGAACCGGTGCTGCCGCCACGGCTGGCCGCGCTGTGCCGGGCGGTAGCCCAGCGCTACGGCGGGACCCTGATCGACGTGCTGCGCCTTGCGATCCCGCCCCGGCATGCCAAGGCCGAGGGCGAACCGGCATCGGAGCAGGCGCAGGCCCCGCCGCGACCTGCCGGGACCGGATGGCAGCGGTATCCGCGCGGCCCGGTACTGGCCGAGGCGCTGGGTGCCGGGCGGGCGGCGCACGCCGTCTGGCAGGCCCTGCCGGGGGAGGACTGGCCCGGCAGGCTGGCCGAGCTGGCCGCCACCGTGGCCGCCACCGGGCGTGGCGCGCTGCTGGTTGTGCCCGATCACCGCGATCTGGCCAGGCTGCACGCAGCCTGCGCCGGGCTGGTCGGCGAGCGGGCGGTGGTCGCCCTCTCCGCCGACCTTGGTCCCGCCGAGCGCTACCGGCGCTGGCTGGCCGTGCTGCGCGGCCGCGTCCGGGTGGTGGTCGGGACCAGGGCGGCCATGTTCGCGCCGGTGCTCGACCCCGGCCTCTTCGTGGTCTGGGACGACGGGGACGACCTGCACGTCGATCCGCATATGCCGTACCCGCACGTGCGGGACGTGCTGATGCTGCGCGCGCACACCGAGGGCGCCTCGTTGCTGGTGGCGGGGTTCGCCCGCACCGCGGAGGCACAGCTGCTACTGGAGTCGGGCTGGGCGCATCCGGTGGTCGCCGACCGGGAGCGGGTGCGGGCCGAGATGCCGAGGGTGACCCCCTTCGGCGAGGACTTCGACCTGGCGCGGGACCAGGCCGCGCGGGCCGCCCGGTTGCCCGCGGTGGCGTTCGAGGCGGCTCGTTCGGCGCTGGCCGCGCAGGCCCCGGTGCTGGTGCAGGTGCCGCGCCGCGGCTATGTTCCCGGGCTGGCCTGCGGCAGGTGCCGTAGTCCCGCCCGGTGCCGCCGGTGCGCCGGGCCGCTGATGCTGCCGGCCGGCAGCACCGGCCCCACCGGCCCCGCTGAATCCGGCGGCTCGGCGCCCGGCAGGCCGAGCTGCCGGTGGTGCGGGGTGCCGGACTCGAGTTTCCGGTGCGCCACCTGCGGTTCCGGCAGGCTGCGGGCGGTGGTGGTCGGCGCGAAGCGCACCGCCGAGGAGCTCGGCAGGGCGTTTCCCGGGGTCCCCGTGCGTACCTCGGGAGCCAGCGAGGTGCTGTCCACCGTGGACGCCGAAGCCGCGCTGGTGGTGTGTACCCCTGGCGCCGAGCCGGTGGCCGATGGCGGCTACGGCGCGGCCTTGCTGCTGGACGGCTGGGCCCTGCTGGGCAGGCAGGACCTGCGCGCCGCCGAGGAGACCCTGCGCAGGTGGATGACCGCGGCCGCATTGGTGCGCCGGGGCACCCGCGGCGGCAGGGTGGTGGTCGGCGCGGACGCCGCGCTGACCCCGGTGCAGGCGCTGGTGCGGTGGGACCCCGGCTGGCATGCCGAGCGCGAGCTGGCCGAGCGCACCGAGCTCGGGTTCCCGCCCGCCGTGCGGATGGCCGGGCTGGAGGGTTCACCGGACGCACTGGCCAGCCTGCTGGCGGAGATCAGCCTGCCCACCTCGGCCGAGCTGCTCGGGCCGGTCCCGCTCGGGGAACCGGATGCGGAGGGCCGCACCGAGCGGGAACGCGCGCTGGTGCGGGTGCCCCGGCAGGACGGCAACGCCCTCGCCGCCGCCGTGCACGCGGCCGCCGCCCTGCGCAGCGCGCGCAAGGATCCCGAGCCGGTGCGGATGCAGCTGGACCCGCTCGAGCTGATCTGA
- a CDS encoding LysR family transcriptional regulator, giving the protein MLELRHLRMLHEVARTGSFSAAARELGYTQPAISQQMRALERAFGTPLVVREGRRVVFTEAGAELLRHAEELLHRVTVAQTSVAAVAGRRTGRVRLVVFPSGSATLVPPAAALVRGRHPAVTLSLAEGEPPDSLHTMRSGGCDVVLGFSYPEQEGQDEREAGGLIRLPLMSDPLLALLPAGHHLAGRGVVHLAELAGEAWIGGCPRCRGHLVDACAAAGFTPEITFATDDTLAVQGLVAAGLGVSVTPRLMLAAARRPDVVALPLEPAMHRSISAFTWPDLVRVPTVRIVLDAFREVALSGALN; this is encoded by the coding sequence GTGCTGGAACTGCGTCACCTGCGGATGCTGCACGAGGTCGCGCGGACGGGCTCGTTCTCCGCGGCCGCCAGGGAACTCGGCTACACCCAGCCCGCGATCAGCCAGCAGATGCGGGCACTCGAGCGCGCCTTCGGTACCCCGCTGGTGGTGCGCGAGGGCAGGCGGGTGGTGTTCACCGAGGCGGGTGCGGAGCTGCTGCGGCACGCCGAGGAACTGCTGCACCGGGTGACCGTCGCGCAGACCAGCGTGGCCGCCGTGGCGGGTCGCCGCACCGGGCGGGTGCGGCTGGTCGTGTTCCCCAGTGGCAGCGCCACCCTGGTTCCGCCCGCGGCCGCGCTGGTGCGCGGCAGGCACCCGGCCGTGACCCTCTCGCTGGCCGAGGGGGAACCGCCGGATTCCTTGCACACCATGCGTTCCGGCGGCTGCGATGTGGTGCTCGGCTTCAGCTATCCCGAACAGGAGGGGCAGGACGAGCGGGAGGCAGGCGGGCTGATCCGCCTGCCGCTGATGTCCGACCCGCTGCTGGCGCTGCTGCCCGCGGGGCACCACCTGGCCGGGCGCGGGGTCGTCCACCTCGCCGAGCTCGCCGGGGAGGCGTGGATCGGCGGCTGCCCGCGCTGCCGGGGCCATCTGGTGGACGCCTGCGCCGCGGCCGGGTTCACCCCGGAGATCACCTTCGCCACCGACGACACCCTCGCCGTGCAGGGGCTGGTGGCCGCGGGGCTGGGCGTCTCGGTGACCCCGCGGCTCATGCTCGCCGCCGCCCGCAGGCCGGATGTGGTGGCCCTGCCGCTGGAACCCGCCATGCACCGCAGCATCTCCGCGTTCACCTGGCCGGACCTGGTCCGCGTGCCGACCGTGCGGATCGTGCTGGACGCCTTCCGTGAGGTCGCGCTCTCAGGTGCGCTGAACTGA
- a CDS encoding RsmB/NOP family class I SAM-dependent RNA methyltransferase, with product MSRDRKPARPQRGRPAPRKEGPRRPPPQDPARRVALDVLCAIRERDAYANLALPELLRNRRITGRDAALATELTYGTARAQGLLDEIIAACLDRSLDKVDAVVLDALRLGAYQLMRTRIPEHAAVTSTVDLVRADAGSHVAGFANAVLRRVSEKDEETWIAELAPDAATDPIGNLALRSAHPRWVARSFAEALGDKGPELEAALLADDARPAVHLVARPGAISAEELAAITGGEPAPYSPYGVHLPPGAGDLADSELIQDRLAAVQDEGSQLCAIAATAAPVAGPDTRWLDLCAGPGGKAALLGALAESSGATLDAVDKAPHRARLVERATEGLPVTVHVADGRESGLDACYDRVLVDAPCTGLGALRRRPEARWRRKPSDVAELTRLQGQLLLAGLELLRPGGVLTYVVCSPHLAETEGVVHECARRAGAQTLDAREFFPGVPTLGAGPYVQLWPHRHGTDAMFCAILRKPAEA from the coding sequence GTGAGCCGGGACCGGAAACCCGCACGACCACAGCGGGGCAGGCCCGCGCCGCGCAAGGAGGGCCCCCGCCGCCCGCCGCCGCAGGACCCCGCCCGGCGGGTGGCGCTGGACGTGCTGTGCGCGATCCGGGAGCGGGATGCCTATGCCAACCTGGCGCTACCGGAGCTGCTGCGTAACCGCCGGATCACCGGGCGGGATGCCGCGCTCGCCACCGAGCTGACCTATGGCACGGCGCGGGCGCAAGGCCTGCTCGACGAGATCATCGCAGCCTGCCTCGACCGGTCACTGGACAAAGTGGACGCAGTCGTGCTGGACGCGCTGCGGCTGGGCGCCTACCAGCTCATGCGCACCAGGATCCCGGAGCACGCCGCGGTCACCTCCACCGTGGACCTGGTGCGGGCCGACGCCGGATCCCATGTCGCCGGGTTCGCCAACGCGGTGCTGCGCAGAGTATCCGAAAAGGACGAAGAAACCTGGATCGCGGAACTCGCGCCGGATGCCGCCACCGACCCGATCGGCAACCTGGCCCTGCGCAGCGCGCACCCTCGCTGGGTGGCCCGCTCCTTCGCCGAGGCGCTGGGGGACAAGGGGCCGGAGCTGGAGGCCGCGCTGCTGGCCGATGACGCCAGGCCTGCGGTGCACCTGGTCGCCAGGCCCGGTGCGATCAGCGCGGAGGAGCTGGCCGCGATCACCGGCGGGGAACCGGCGCCGTACTCGCCCTACGGCGTGCACCTGCCGCCGGGCGCAGGCGACCTCGCCGACTCGGAGCTGATCCAGGACCGGCTGGCGGCCGTGCAGGACGAGGGCAGCCAGCTGTGCGCGATCGCGGCCACTGCGGCACCGGTGGCGGGCCCGGACACCCGCTGGCTGGACCTGTGCGCGGGCCCCGGCGGCAAGGCGGCGCTGCTCGGCGCGCTGGCCGAGTCCTCGGGCGCCACCCTGGACGCGGTGGACAAGGCCCCGCACCGGGCGCGGCTGGTGGAGCGGGCCACCGAGGGCCTTCCGGTCACGGTGCACGTGGCCGACGGCAGGGAGTCCGGGTTGGACGCCTGCTACGACCGGGTGCTGGTGGACGCGCCGTGCACCGGGCTCGGCGCACTGCGGCGCAGGCCGGAGGCGCGCTGGCGGCGCAAGCCATCGGACGTCGCGGAGCTGACCAGGTTGCAGGGGCAGCTGCTGCTGGCCGGGCTGGAGCTGCTGCGGCCCGGCGGGGTGCTGACCTACGTGGTGTGCTCCCCGCACCTCGCCGAGACCGAGGGCGTGGTGCACGAGTGTGCCCGCCGGGCGGGCGCACAGACCCTGGACGCCCGCGAGTTCTTCCCCGGGGTGCCCACCCTCGGGGCGGGCCCCTACGTGCAGCTGTGGCCGCACCGGCACGGCACCGACGCGATGTTCTGCGCGATCCTGCGCAAGCCGGCGGAAGCCTGA
- a CDS encoding Na-translocating system protein MpsC family protein: MQGIDGGDAAVQITRAQRNAVAERITQLERSFYGRGPSNVKVSVSQDVPVSLVVLSIDSLTAADSVLSARGHREAVIRHHEALHEVTRADFINAVEDIVGSQVHAYLAQVHPDTGHAVRVFIFAEFGDSRELDSLDSVDDRDD; the protein is encoded by the coding sequence GTGCAGGGCATCGACGGAGGGGACGCGGCCGTGCAGATCACCCGCGCACAGCGCAACGCCGTTGCGGAACGGATCACGCAGTTGGAACGTTCCTTCTACGGCCGGGGCCCGAGCAATGTGAAGGTGTCGGTGAGCCAGGACGTACCGGTGAGCCTGGTGGTGCTGTCGATCGACAGCCTGACCGCCGCGGACAGCGTGCTCAGCGCCCGCGGACACCGGGAGGCCGTGATCCGGCACCACGAGGCGCTGCACGAGGTGACAAGGGCCGACTTCATCAACGCGGTGGAGGACATCGTGGGCAGCCAGGTGCACGCCTATCTCGCCCAGGTACACCCGGACACCGGCCACGCCGTCCGGGTGTTCATCTTCGCCGAGTTCGGCGACTCGAGGGAGTTGGACAGCCTGGACAGCGTCGACGACCGGGACGACTGA
- the fmt gene encoding methionyl-tRNA formyltransferase, whose product MRLVFAGTPEPAVPALRALVAAGRHEVVAVVTRPDARSGRGRRVNRSPVAALADEHGIEVLTPPRAGDPGFLARLAELAPDACPVVAYGALLPQRALDVPRHGWVNLHFSLLPAWRGAAPVQAAIRAGDELTGASTFRIVRELDAGPVYGVVTEPIADTDTAGTLLERLAESGARLLVSTMDGIEDGTLRAEPQPEEGVSYAPKVTVPDARVVFTDPALAVHRQVRAVTPDPGAWAEFRGERLKLGPVTIAEDAGPLAPGELLVERKRVLAGTATAPVRLGEVQAQGKKRMAATDWARGTRIERGERLT is encoded by the coding sequence ATGCGGCTGGTGTTCGCGGGCACCCCGGAACCGGCCGTGCCCGCGCTGCGCGCCCTGGTCGCCGCGGGCAGGCATGAGGTGGTGGCCGTGGTGACCCGGCCGGATGCCAGGTCCGGCCGGGGGCGCAGGGTGAACCGCTCCCCGGTGGCCGCCCTCGCCGATGAGCACGGGATCGAGGTGCTCACCCCGCCGCGGGCCGGTGACCCCGGGTTCCTCGCCCGGCTGGCGGAGCTGGCCCCGGACGCCTGCCCGGTGGTGGCCTACGGGGCGCTGCTGCCGCAGCGGGCACTGGATGTGCCCCGGCACGGGTGGGTCAACCTGCACTTCTCCCTGCTGCCTGCCTGGCGGGGTGCCGCCCCGGTGCAGGCCGCGATCCGGGCCGGTGACGAGCTGACCGGCGCATCCACCTTCCGGATCGTGCGTGAACTGGACGCGGGCCCGGTGTACGGCGTGGTGACCGAGCCGATAGCGGACACCGACACCGCCGGCACGCTGCTGGAACGGCTCGCCGAGTCCGGCGCCCGGCTTCTTGTGTCCACTATGGACGGTATCGAGGACGGAACGTTGCGGGCCGAACCGCAGCCGGAGGAGGGTGTCAGCTACGCGCCCAAGGTGACGGTGCCGGACGCGCGGGTGGTGTTCACCGACCCCGCCCTCGCCGTGCACCGCCAGGTGCGCGCGGTCACCCCGGATCCCGGTGCCTGGGCGGAGTTCCGCGGCGAGCGGCTGAAACTCGGCCCGGTCACGATCGCCGAGGACGCAGGGCCGCTGGCACCGGGTGAGCTGCTGGTGGAGCGCAAACGGGTGCTCGCCGGGACCGCCACCGCGCCGGTGCGGCTCGGCGAGGTGCAGGCACAGGGCAAGAAACGGATGGCGGCCACCGACTGGGCGCGCGGTACGAGAATCGAACGAGGGGAGCGGCTGACGTGA
- a CDS encoding cysteine dioxygenase family protein translates to MVTPRMAGFITRLAGLFDRVADPHERARAAADALAGLLRAGGILAPEHTEPDPRRYRQHLVHVDDRARFSVVSLVWLPGQHTPVHSHACWCVVGVVTGREAETRYRLDPAGRVVPAGTAVNLPGDVCWLVPPERDIHRVCNDGDRKAVSLHVYGADIAVRGSSINQVYPDPAARPRAPEHAP, encoded by the coding sequence ATGGTTACCCCGAGAATGGCCGGGTTCATCACCCGGCTGGCCGGGCTGTTCGACCGGGTCGCCGACCCGCACGAGCGGGCCCGCGCCGCGGCGGACGCGCTGGCCGGGTTGCTGCGCGCGGGCGGGATACTGGCGCCCGAGCACACCGAACCCGACCCGCGGCGGTACCGGCAGCATCTGGTGCATGTGGACGATCGGGCCAGGTTCTCCGTGGTGTCGCTGGTCTGGCTGCCCGGCCAGCACACCCCGGTACACAGTCACGCCTGCTGGTGCGTGGTCGGGGTGGTCACCGGCCGGGAGGCGGAGACCCGCTACCGCCTGGACCCGGCGGGCAGGGTGGTCCCCGCGGGCACCGCGGTGAACCTGCCCGGTGACGTGTGCTGGCTGGTGCCGCCGGAACGGGACATCCACCGGGTGTGCAACGACGGCGACCGGAAGGCCGTCTCGCTGCACGTCTACGGCGCGGACATCGCCGTCCGCGGCAGCAGCATCAACCAGGTGTATCCCGACCCCGCTGCGCGGCCGCGCGCTCCCGAGCACGCGCCATGA
- a CDS encoding GrpB family protein, which produces MPKPENAEYTDEEIDSIWVGGAPELNSTVTLAEYDPRWPLLYEREAERIRRVLGDRVVLLEHVGSTSVPGLCAKPIIDILLVVADSDDEDAYLPALEAAGYRLVIREPGWERHRAFKGQDTNVNLHVHSPDSGEIERFRTFRDHLRADPADRELYAGTKRELAGRTWKYIQHYADAKTGVITEIMARARERAAAQRGRDTPG; this is translated from the coding sequence GTGCCGAAACCGGAGAATGCCGAGTACACCGACGAGGAGATCGACTCCATCTGGGTGGGCGGCGCCCCTGAACTGAACTCCACGGTCACCCTTGCCGAGTACGATCCGCGGTGGCCCCTGCTGTACGAGCGGGAGGCCGAGCGTATCCGGCGCGTCCTCGGGGACCGGGTGGTGCTGCTGGAACACGTCGGCTCCACCTCGGTGCCCGGGCTGTGCGCCAAACCGATCATCGACATCCTGCTGGTGGTCGCGGACTCCGATGACGAGGACGCCTACCTGCCCGCGCTGGAGGCCGCCGGGTACCGCCTGGTGATCCGGGAGCCGGGCTGGGAGCGGCACCGTGCCTTCAAGGGGCAGGACACCAACGTGAACCTGCACGTCCACTCGCCGGACAGCGGCGAGATCGAGCGGTTCCGCACCTTCCGCGACCACCTGCGCGCCGATCCGGCCGACCGCGAGCTGTACGCCGGGACCAAACGCGAGCTCGCCGGGCGCACCTGGAAGTACATCCAGCACTACGCCGACGCCAAGACCGGCGTGATCACCGAGATCATGGCGCGTGCTCGGGAGCGCGCGGCCGCGCAGCGGGGTCGGGATACACCTGGTTGA
- a CDS encoding arginase family protein, whose amino-acid sequence MHGIDLLAVPYDSGRRGERMGAGPGQLIERGALDRLGPAAGQHTIEVEEPFAGEIRSAVLLQRSVSERVRANAAAGRAPLVLAGNCNTTVGAVAGLTGPADDLGVVWFDAHGDFNTPETSDSGFLDGMALAMLTGDCWRPLTATVPGFRPVPERQVVLAGARALDAAERERIERSGLHLVPPDEVHGAGLAAALRALPRSVTRVHLHIDLDVHDSETTGPANQYAVPGGPDAAAVREAVAAVGAAYPVVGATLSAFDPAADALARQLPVALALVEQTGALLKAGDGGL is encoded by the coding sequence ATGCACGGAATCGACCTGCTCGCGGTGCCCTACGATTCGGGGCGGCGCGGTGAGCGGATGGGTGCCGGTCCAGGGCAGCTGATCGAGCGGGGCGCGCTGGACCGGCTCGGACCGGCTGCGGGGCAGCACACGATCGAGGTGGAGGAACCGTTCGCCGGTGAGATCCGCTCGGCGGTCCTGCTGCAGCGGTCGGTGTCCGAGCGGGTCCGGGCGAATGCCGCGGCGGGCCGCGCGCCACTGGTGCTCGCGGGCAACTGCAACACCACGGTCGGCGCCGTCGCCGGCCTGACCGGTCCTGCCGACGACCTCGGCGTGGTCTGGTTCGACGCCCACGGCGACTTCAACACCCCGGAGACCAGCGACAGCGGCTTCCTCGACGGGATGGCGCTTGCCATGCTCACCGGGGACTGCTGGCGCCCGCTGACCGCCACCGTGCCGGGTTTCCGCCCGGTGCCCGAGCGGCAGGTCGTGCTCGCCGGGGCCCGCGCGCTGGACGCGGCCGAGCGGGAGCGGATCGAGCGCAGCGGGCTGCACCTGGTGCCGCCGGATGAGGTGCACGGCGCGGGCCTCGCCGCGGCGCTGCGCGCGCTGCCCCGCTCGGTCACCAGGGTGCACCTGCACATCGACCTCGACGTGCACGACAGCGAGACGACCGGACCCGCCAACCAGTACGCGGTACCGGGTGGCCCCGACGCCGCCGCGGTGCGGGAAGCCGTCGCGGCGGTGGGTGCGGCCTACCCGGTGGTCGGCGCCACGCTGTCGGCCTTCGACCCGGCCGCGGATGCGCTGGCCCGCCAGCTGCCGGTCGCCCTCGCGCTGGTGGAGCAGACAGGAGCGCTGCTGAAGGCCGGAGACGGCGGGCTCTAA